In Maridesulfovibrio sp., the following proteins share a genomic window:
- a CDS encoding ATP-binding protein has translation MSRESLIQIFQDKLVLWILVPGLFMALLLLSIAGFSLVNVQEKDTVQLARSLAHNVDFYIDEAENVLRSMAAVKGTGNNGILRSYFTGVHANFRQFERILLLDKQENIIAIAPQGIKGIDFPIRFMDSGGGASRILSSPIISPHSGKLVVYISIKVDGGGKIVAELNMDKLQEFLYGFLSSETIIILADSYGNLIVHPNRELVQMQANVGGLKILMDTPLPGHGGFYRSGRNLFFGSVEKIHGTGWNILVASSAYYIFRPAITLGVIVFVLAGIFFIILLVALKKEFRTKVVTPLVGYIDMLSAVAEGKYSVATTRESDFSELDELGRVFNVMSSKVSEREHDLKVSKNYFQSVIDSMPSALIWVNENMEVCQGNSSALDLFNIESTAIEAVRADDFFSGRAEIILTITDAKEQNEARTLERAHLGKDVSRVYEVTAFPVSGVEFKGVVVRIDDVTSRVRMEELMVQTEKMMSVGGLAAGMAHEINNPLGGIMQGAQNLERKFSPQILANRKAAEEAGCSLESMSQYLEYRKVNSIIEGIKQSGKRAARIVSNMLEFSKPGKASRTSVDLHELIENVIELAGKDYDLKKKYDFMHIVLTREFSTDLPLIICSKPEIEQVLFNLLKNSAQAMNENKASAEEPQIWIRTSSQGNYVTIEIEDNGPGMTEDVRKRVFEPFFTTKAAGTGTGLGLSVSYFIITQNHGGTFSVRSIPDVGATFTITLPVLKN, from the coding sequence ATGAGCAGAGAATCCCTCATACAGATATTTCAGGATAAGCTGGTCCTGTGGATTTTAGTTCCTGGACTATTTATGGCTTTGCTGCTGTTGTCTATTGCTGGTTTCAGTCTGGTTAATGTTCAGGAGAAGGATACAGTGCAACTGGCACGGTCGCTGGCCCACAATGTGGATTTTTATATTGATGAAGCGGAAAACGTATTGCGCTCGATGGCTGCGGTTAAGGGAACTGGTAATAATGGGATCCTTCGTAGTTATTTTACAGGAGTTCATGCCAACTTCAGGCAGTTTGAGCGGATATTGCTGCTTGATAAGCAAGAAAACATAATTGCAATCGCACCACAGGGAATAAAGGGGATTGATTTTCCAATTCGTTTTATGGATTCGGGTGGGGGGGCAAGTCGCATTTTGAGTTCTCCCATTATTTCACCACATTCAGGAAAGCTGGTTGTATATATTTCTATCAAGGTCGATGGTGGCGGAAAGATCGTTGCCGAGCTTAATATGGATAAACTTCAAGAGTTTCTCTACGGTTTCTTATCTTCAGAGACAATTATCATTCTTGCTGATTCTTATGGAAATCTTATTGTCCACCCCAACCGGGAACTGGTCCAGATGCAGGCTAATGTCGGCGGTTTGAAGATACTCATGGATACTCCTCTCCCGGGGCATGGAGGATTTTACAGATCAGGGCGGAATCTCTTCTTCGGCAGTGTTGAAAAGATCCACGGGACTGGATGGAACATTCTGGTCGCCAGTTCGGCATATTATATTTTTCGTCCGGCAATAACCCTTGGGGTAATAGTATTTGTTCTGGCCGGTATTTTTTTCATAATATTACTTGTGGCCTTGAAAAAGGAATTCCGAACCAAGGTGGTGACCCCTCTTGTTGGATATATTGATATGCTTTCAGCTGTGGCGGAAGGAAAATATTCAGTTGCAACTACAAGGGAAAGTGACTTCAGTGAACTTGATGAACTAGGGCGGGTTTTCAATGTTATGTCTTCAAAGGTCAGCGAAAGGGAGCATGATCTGAAGGTATCAAAGAATTACTTTCAAAGTGTGATTGATTCCATGCCGTCCGCACTGATCTGGGTTAATGAAAATATGGAAGTCTGTCAGGGAAACAGCAGTGCTCTGGATTTGTTTAATATTGAATCCACTGCAATTGAGGCTGTACGCGCGGATGATTTTTTTAGCGGCCGTGCAGAAATAATTTTGACTATTACGGATGCTAAGGAGCAGAACGAGGCCAGAACGCTTGAGCGGGCGCATCTTGGGAAAGATGTATCCAGGGTATATGAAGTCACAGCTTTTCCTGTTTCGGGAGTCGAATTCAAGGGGGTTGTTGTCAGGATTGATGACGTCACTTCAAGAGTCAGAATGGAAGAGCTGATGGTCCAGACAGAGAAAATGATGTCTGTGGGCGGGCTGGCGGCCGGGATGGCTCATGAGATTAACAATCCTCTGGGTGGTATAATGCAGGGGGCACAAAATCTTGAGCGTAAATTTTCCCCGCAGATACTGGCCAATAGAAAGGCCGCTGAAGAGGCCGGATGTTCACTGGAATCCATGTCTCAATATCTGGAATACAGAAAGGTGAACAGCATCATTGAAGGCATAAAACAGTCAGGTAAGCGCGCTGCCAGAATAGTTTCAAATATGCTTGAATTCAGTAAACCTGGAAAGGCAAGTCGCACCTCTGTTGATTTGCACGAATTGATAGAGAACGTCATTGAGCTTGCGGGCAAGGATTATGACCTCAAGAAGAAGTATGATTTCATGCATATTGTTTTGACAAGGGAATTTTCCACTGACCTGCCGTTAATAATCTGCTCTAAGCCAGAAATAGAACAGGTCCTGTTTAATTTGCTTAAAAATTCAGCACAAGCCATGAATGAAAACAAAGCTTCAGCCGAAGAACCGCAGATATGGATTAGGACAAGCTCCCAGGGTAATTATGTGACCATTGAAATTGAAGACAACGGTCCCGGAATGACTGAAGACGTTCGCAAAAGGGTTTTTGAGCCGTTCTTTACGACAAAGGCGGCCGGTACTGGAACCGGTCTGGGGCTTTCTGTTTCGTATTTCATCATTACACAAAATCATGGCGGGACTTTTTCAGTTCGCTCTATTCCGGATGTCGGGGCCACCTTTACTATTACTCTGCCTGTCCTGAAAAATTAA
- a CDS encoding ABC transporter substrate-binding protein, translating into MPRCTPQNEKKIVIILMIALLLFLSSCSDSPILIGFSGPLKGKYSDLGVQGRNGALMAIEDINAAGGVDGRMLELIVKDDQSTPEGAIKGDKELIDEGVSVIIGHMTSGQSLAALRALKDEKIVYLSPTVSTPLVHGIKDNFFRLMSTLTDLSQGLAEYSIDVLNNTRLAVVWDVTNMDFTQPYKNVFIKEFTARGGKLVGEVVIESKDKAVDWQEVVDELKFMNPDAVVMVTAARDLAGFAQYSKLNKADWSILSSMWGYTKELIQTGGKSVEGIVFVVHFAEDDLSEKYTEFRKRFIARFGWPPNFGAAFSYQAVKVFAEAVRLNGGKTEGIAEFLPGISFESSVIGPFTIDEFGDVKRKGHIVTVKDGDFVSISRRAP; encoded by the coding sequence GTGCCCAGATGTACACCACAAAATGAGAAAAAAATTGTCATCATATTGATGATTGCTCTACTGTTATTTCTGTCATCGTGTTCGGATAGTCCGATACTCATTGGTTTTTCCGGTCCCCTGAAAGGTAAATATTCTGATCTTGGAGTGCAGGGGCGCAACGGGGCGCTCATGGCTATCGAAGATATAAATGCGGCAGGCGGTGTAGACGGGCGTATGTTGGAATTAATTGTGAAAGATGATCAGAGCACGCCAGAAGGGGCAATAAAAGGGGATAAGGAGCTTATTGACGAAGGTGTTTCAGTTATCATCGGGCATATGACAAGCGGTCAGTCTCTTGCAGCTCTACGCGCGCTGAAAGATGAGAAGATTGTCTATCTTTCTCCCACCGTTTCCACACCTCTTGTGCACGGAATCAAAGATAATTTTTTCAGGTTAATGTCGACATTGACAGATCTATCCCAAGGGCTTGCCGAATATTCCATTGACGTACTTAACAATACGAGGCTCGCAGTAGTCTGGGATGTCACCAATATGGACTTCACCCAGCCATATAAGAACGTGTTTATAAAAGAATTCACAGCCCGGGGTGGAAAGCTCGTGGGAGAAGTTGTTATTGAAAGCAAGGATAAAGCTGTTGACTGGCAGGAAGTTGTCGATGAGTTGAAATTCATGAATCCTGATGCCGTTGTTATGGTAACGGCTGCGCGTGATCTAGCCGGTTTTGCCCAATATTCCAAGCTGAATAAGGCAGACTGGTCTATTCTGAGCAGTATGTGGGGGTACACCAAAGAGCTGATACAAACCGGTGGTAAAAGTGTCGAAGGAATAGTTTTCGTCGTCCATTTTGCTGAAGACGATCTTAGCGAAAAGTATACCGAGTTCAGGAAAAGATTCATTGCGCGTTTCGGGTGGCCGCCTAATTTCGGTGCGGCATTCAGCTATCAGGCTGTCAAAGTCTTCGCCGAAGCCGTGAGGCTCAATGGCGGAAAGACGGAGGGAATTGCAGAATTTCTACCCGGTATCAGTTTTGAATCCAGCGTGATTGGTCCTTTTACTATTGATGAATTCGGCGATGTGAAGCGTAAGGGACATATTGTGACTGTCAAGGACGGTGATTTCGTATCCATATCCAGAAGGGCCCCATGA
- a CDS encoding Ig-like domain-containing protein, which translates to MFSNKSAFYTTLAIFMCLINLMGTGRAFGVVRTDRTASHSFSASEKERYSFFPLESEFIALNPDQSIQVRISADGALLTDSVSNNSISMKLSGVGRTALHFYGPARISAHENRLEAVSGPVTEWFVNRPEIGLEHGITLHERSEGEGPVRAVWKLGGDLTAVPGSSENEIIFKSEKGTVRFGGLKAWDAEGRDLPVHMVLVDAETMEYMLDDTGAAYPVTIDPIFSQTDKLTVEGGAVGDIFGDSVAVSGDFAAVGASGKSTFAGVVYIYKRTGNTWKLTQTLTDPGNTARDYFGSSLDMDGYWLLIGAPGDTNETGTAYMYTRSGDTWSLSKELVIAEGAAGDSFGASVTLDGNSAVVGAPWRDTFNGAVYTFKYTTTWLEEAMLTAGDGWVDDRFGSAVALSGSDLAVGAPRADTDSGKVYLYRDNGAGFVFSKRIQPSFSHADDRFGESLSFNDDMLAVGTPGRLANGKNTGAVLTFKRSNWELHQEIGMPAGGDDISSGTLVALSNNVMLVGAPESTRCGTNAGEIFVFLLHNNNWILAQRTCAADNAKGDIFGGSVALSGTTMLVGASGKDSLRGAVYVYDSSPPVTINLIPGNNTANIAVNSIVQAVFDQEMNATSFSTSTFLLKRTEDDTAISGAVTWDFDMSTATFRPSGDLPPDSQFTAILTADVSNAVGLKKGSETSWGFTTGTGLDLEWAGIDSIFPASRASNVSVGSGITVCFKEDMDSSSITTETFNIDGVSGSVRYDASTRKAYFIPDADLSYSTVYNAVLTTGVKDLAGNPLPSQQSWIFTTAALSPDSDDDGTPDDQDSDPQDATKASFKSIVSDSEITLTLNAENGAVLRNVRSISPQDPSLDMTNYPDGVDFASGLVHFEIDNLTPGAEAKVTISCTGAQSGTPVVYKNGGSGFYSYNDHAQFDGTSCTLTLVDGGFGDEDLARNGRISDPVGLGDVIAPNSLVGGPSSGCMMNPAAGFGLEWLLVLLIPLLFRLRRGTN; encoded by the coding sequence ATGTTCTCCAATAAATCAGCCTTTTATACTACTCTCGCTATTTTCATGTGCCTGATCAACTTGATGGGCACAGGGCGGGCTTTCGGTGTTGTTCGCACCGATCGCACGGCATCCCATTCTTTTTCAGCTTCGGAAAAGGAAAGATATTCATTTTTCCCCCTTGAATCAGAGTTCATTGCACTCAATCCCGATCAATCTATTCAGGTCCGTATTTCCGCAGACGGCGCACTTCTCACTGATTCAGTCTCCAACAACTCGATTTCCATGAAATTATCCGGTGTCGGGCGCACCGCTTTGCATTTTTACGGTCCGGCTCGGATCAGTGCTCATGAAAACCGGCTTGAGGCGGTTTCAGGACCGGTGACGGAATGGTTTGTCAATCGGCCTGAGATCGGCCTTGAACACGGCATCACGCTCCATGAACGCTCTGAAGGGGAAGGACCGGTTCGTGCGGTGTGGAAGCTGGGCGGAGACCTGACAGCGGTTCCCGGTTCCTCTGAAAACGAAATCATTTTCAAAAGCGAAAAAGGGACGGTGCGCTTCGGCGGGCTCAAGGCTTGGGACGCGGAAGGTCGCGACCTGCCTGTCCATATGGTTCTGGTTGATGCCGAGACCATGGAATATATGCTGGACGACACCGGGGCCGCCTATCCTGTGACCATTGACCCCATCTTTTCCCAGACTGACAAGCTGACTGTGGAAGGGGGAGCTGTCGGCGATATTTTCGGAGACTCCGTTGCTGTGTCCGGTGATTTCGCGGCAGTGGGTGCATCTGGAAAATCCACTTTCGCAGGAGTGGTTTATATTTACAAACGCACCGGCAATACGTGGAAATTGACGCAGACATTGACAGACCCCGGCAACACCGCCCGTGATTATTTCGGCAGCAGCCTGGACATGGACGGGTATTGGTTGTTGATCGGAGCTCCGGGAGACACCAACGAGACCGGGACGGCCTACATGTACACCCGAAGTGGCGATACCTGGAGCCTGAGTAAAGAGCTGGTCATTGCCGAAGGAGCTGCAGGTGACTCTTTCGGAGCCTCGGTCACTCTGGACGGAAATTCGGCAGTGGTCGGAGCGCCATGGAGGGACACCTTCAATGGGGCCGTGTATACCTTCAAATATACGACGACATGGCTTGAAGAGGCCATGTTGACTGCCGGTGACGGGTGGGTCGATGACCGATTCGGCAGCGCGGTTGCTCTGTCCGGCAGTGATTTGGCTGTGGGAGCTCCCAGAGCCGATACCGACTCAGGTAAAGTCTATTTGTATCGAGACAATGGTGCCGGATTTGTTTTTTCGAAAAGGATTCAGCCGAGCTTCAGCCATGCTGACGACCGGTTCGGAGAGTCATTATCATTCAATGACGATATGTTGGCCGTGGGAACTCCGGGACGCCTCGCGAATGGTAAAAACACCGGGGCTGTGCTGACCTTCAAACGCAGCAACTGGGAGCTTCATCAGGAAATCGGGATGCCGGCCGGAGGGGATGACATTTCCTCAGGGACCCTTGTAGCTTTGAGCAACAACGTCATGCTGGTGGGCGCACCGGAGTCGACCCGTTGCGGGACCAATGCGGGGGAAATATTTGTGTTCCTCCTGCATAACAACAATTGGATCTTGGCCCAACGGACCTGTGCTGCCGATAACGCTAAGGGTGATATTTTCGGCGGGTCTGTTGCTCTTTCGGGCACCACCATGCTGGTCGGCGCGAGCGGCAAAGACTCTCTGAGAGGAGCGGTCTACGTCTACGATTCTTCGCCTCCGGTCACAATAAACCTCATCCCGGGGAACAATACGGCCAACATTGCCGTGAATTCAATTGTCCAAGCTGTTTTTGATCAGGAAATGAACGCTACCTCATTTTCCACCTCGACATTTCTTTTGAAGCGCACAGAAGACGATACTGCGATCTCGGGAGCCGTGACATGGGACTTTGACATGAGTACGGCGACCTTTCGCCCCTCGGGCGATCTCCCGCCGGATTCACAGTTTACAGCGATCCTGACCGCCGATGTTTCCAATGCCGTGGGTTTGAAAAAGGGTTCGGAAACAAGCTGGGGCTTCACCACAGGAACCGGTCTGGACTTGGAATGGGCCGGAATCGATTCGATTTTCCCGGCATCCCGCGCCTCGAATGTTTCGGTAGGATCCGGCATCACGGTTTGTTTCAAAGAGGATATGGATTCTTCCTCCATCACCACGGAAACATTCAATATCGACGGCGTGAGCGGTTCCGTACGCTACGATGCTTCCACCAGGAAGGCGTACTTCATCCCGGATGCCGACTTGAGCTACTCCACGGTGTACAATGCGGTTCTGACTACCGGGGTCAAGGACCTTGCGGGGAACCCTTTGCCCTCGCAGCAGTCGTGGATATTTACCACTGCGGCGTTATCTCCGGACTCGGACGATGACGGTACGCCGGACGATCAGGACAGCGATCCTCAGGATGCAACCAAGGCTTCGTTCAAATCCATCGTGTCGGACAGCGAAATCACCCTGACCTTGAATGCGGAGAACGGGGCGGTTTTACGAAACGTTCGCTCCATCAGCCCTCAGGATCCTTCCCTTGATATGACCAATTATCCCGACGGAGTGGATTTCGCCTCAGGGTTGGTTCATTTCGAGATCGACAACCTGACTCCGGGCGCGGAGGCCAAGGTGACCATCTCCTGCACGGGCGCACAATCCGGAACACCTGTTGTGTACAAAAACGGTGGGAGCGGATTTTACTCCTATAATGACCATGCACAGTTCGACGGCACAAGCTGCACCCTGACGTTGGTCGACGGGGGGTTCGGAGACGAAGACCTTGCTCGAAACGGCCGCATCAGCGACCCGGTGGGTTTGGGGGATGTCATTGCTCCCAATTCCCTTGTCGGAGGACCAAGCTCGGGCTGCATGATGAATCCCGCGGCCGGGTTCGGTTTGGAGTGGCTGTTGGTGCTGCTCATACCGCTTTTGTTTCGTTTGCGGAGAGGGACAAACTGA
- a CDS encoding class III extradiol ring-cleavage dioxygenase, giving the protein MLGDEGHKEMVSNLRHLAETMPKPSAILVVSAHWEESQPTLTLGKTPPLYYDYYGFPQESYELEYPAPGDDSLVGKIQKALKNSGIESRTESERGYDHALFIPLLLMYPEANIPCVEMSLIKGLDPSAHIAVGKALSKLEDENILIIGSGFSFHNMRAFFAPDTPETKAANNDFDAWLRETCSSQEIDESEREKRMIEWEAAPHARYCHPREEHLIPLHVCIGATGRACPEVFELEIIQKKASAFRW; this is encoded by the coding sequence GTGCTTGGAGATGAAGGACACAAGGAGATGGTTTCCAACTTGCGCCACTTAGCCGAAACAATGCCCAAACCTTCAGCCATTCTAGTCGTCAGCGCACACTGGGAAGAAAGCCAGCCGACCCTCACCTTAGGGAAGACTCCTCCGCTTTACTATGACTACTACGGATTTCCACAGGAATCCTATGAGCTGGAGTACCCGGCTCCGGGAGATGACAGTCTGGTTGGAAAAATTCAGAAAGCACTCAAAAATTCTGGAATAGAAAGCAGAACTGAATCTGAAAGAGGATATGACCATGCGCTCTTTATTCCATTGCTGCTTATGTACCCTGAAGCAAACATCCCATGTGTTGAAATGTCACTGATTAAAGGACTGGACCCGTCTGCGCACATTGCCGTGGGAAAAGCTTTATCCAAACTGGAAGATGAAAATATACTCATCATCGGATCAGGGTTCTCATTCCATAACATGCGCGCCTTCTTCGCTCCGGACACACCTGAAACTAAAGCCGCAAACAATGATTTCGACGCATGGCTAAGGGAAACATGCTCCAGTCAGGAAATCGATGAGTCCGAACGGGAAAAACGCATGATAGAATGGGAAGCTGCACCGCATGCAAGGTATTGCCACCCAAGAGAAGAACATCTCATACCTTTACATGTCTGCATTGGCGCCACAGGACGAGCATGTCCTGAAGTCTTCGAATTGGAAATAATACAAAAAAAAGCCAGCGCCTTCAGGTGGTAG
- a CDS encoding choloylglycine hydrolase family protein, translating to MMPILKLFSILAMVVLILTYIGGSALACTGVRLVTEDSSTVYGRTMEWGAFDLHSRIVIVPSGQSFTGLVPDGMQGKKWKSKYGFVGIDMLKKDFFADAMNEKGLAAGLFYHPGYASFPEYRKSQADNSISSGDVVTYIVSQFATIDEVKTGMENVRVVGVVEGSLGKSIEAHWMITEQSGKSIVIEYADGKMKIFENPLGVLTNAPTFDWHMTNLRNYINVSPVAVPAKKLSKVNFAPLGGGSGMIGLPGDFTPPSRFVRVVAWSQTARPLPNAVEGVYETFRILDNFNVPLGAAEGSDNAGKEEGLRSATLWTTAWDLQNKKLFYHTQHNRKVRTVDLSRIDFSPKGKVIKFAMDKKNDQNFEDVTP from the coding sequence ATGATGCCCATTTTAAAATTATTTAGCATATTGGCGATGGTGGTGTTGATCCTGACATACATTGGGGGTTCTGCACTTGCCTGTACAGGCGTTCGCCTTGTAACTGAAGACAGTTCCACTGTGTACGGCCGCACCATGGAGTGGGGCGCATTTGATCTTCACTCCAGGATTGTTATTGTTCCAAGTGGACAGAGTTTCACCGGGCTGGTTCCTGATGGTATGCAAGGAAAGAAATGGAAATCAAAATACGGCTTTGTAGGCATCGACATGCTTAAAAAAGATTTTTTTGCTGATGCTATGAATGAAAAAGGGTTGGCAGCCGGACTGTTTTATCATCCGGGTTATGCAAGCTTTCCTGAATACAGGAAAAGTCAGGCCGATAATTCGATTTCTTCTGGTGATGTGGTAACTTATATTGTCAGCCAATTTGCAACAATAGATGAAGTTAAAACCGGAATGGAAAATGTCCGTGTCGTGGGGGTGGTAGAAGGATCACTCGGTAAATCAATCGAAGCCCACTGGATGATCACCGAGCAGTCCGGTAAATCAATCGTCATTGAATATGCGGACGGCAAAATGAAAATTTTTGAGAACCCTCTTGGAGTGCTTACAAACGCCCCGACCTTTGATTGGCATATGACCAATCTGCGCAATTACATAAATGTTTCTCCAGTGGCTGTTCCGGCCAAGAAGCTCAGCAAAGTGAATTTTGCACCGCTTGGCGGCGGAAGCGGCATGATTGGCCTACCCGGTGACTTTACGCCTCCTTCCAGATTTGTTCGGGTTGTCGCATGGTCACAGACTGCGCGGCCACTTCCTAATGCCGTGGAAGGTGTTTATGAAACATTCAGAATTCTGGATAACTTCAACGTCCCTCTCGGTGCAGCAGAAGGCTCCGATAATGCGGGGAAAGAGGAAGGCTTGCGAAGTGCAACTCTCTGGACGACAGCTTGGGACCTCCAGAATAAAAAACTCTTTTATCATACCCAGCACAATCGTAAAGTAAGAACGGTCGACTTGAGCAGGATTGACTTTTCTCCCAAGGGAAAAGTTATTAAGTTTGCAATGGATAAGAAAAATGACCAGAATTTTGAGGACGTGACTCCTTAG
- a CDS encoding restriction endonuclease produces MKLDPDGIVQVAVTGQSGDGGIDGNGIVKIQEVLSLHVVFQCKRYKGSVGSSAACITRFGLKYDRRV; encoded by the coding sequence GTGAAATTGGACCCTGATGGGATTGTTCAGGTAGCAGTAACCGGACAGTCCGGTGATGGTGGCATAGACGGCAATGGGATCGTGAAGATTCAGGAAGTCCTGAGCTTACATGTGGTGTTTCAATGTAAGCGTTATAAAGGTTCTGTCGGGTCCAGTGCTGCCTGCATCACACGATTTGGGTTGAAATATGATCGCCGGGTATAA